A section of the Amycolatopsis sp. AA4 genome encodes:
- a CDS encoding carbohydrate ABC transporter permease → MAAVRSATVRRDGRAALRYLLPAGILLGALLVYPIYQLVVISLYDYGQPQAAGAAPLVFLGLDNYAALLADVQFWTVLGKTVGFAAACVVGSLVVGTALAVLASRVRAFPRTLLFLAALGAWATPAIAGSYVWLFLFDTDFGLVNEVLAGLGFSGMEHHSWAFGTFGTFGLVAAEVIWCSFPFVMVTMYAGISGVPKETLEAAALDGASVWRTSWSVVLPAVRPLLTIATVQSIIWDFKVFTQIYVMTNGGGIAGRNLILNVYAYQQAFAGQEYGLGSAIGVVMTLLLLSITGLYVRSQRRSAAWL, encoded by the coding sequence GTGGCCGCAGTCCGTTCCGCGACCGTCCGCCGCGACGGCCGCGCGGCCCTTCGCTACCTGCTGCCCGCCGGGATCCTGCTCGGCGCGCTGCTGGTGTACCCGATCTACCAGCTGGTCGTGATCTCGCTCTACGACTACGGCCAGCCGCAGGCGGCGGGCGCGGCCCCGCTGGTGTTCCTCGGCCTCGACAACTACGCCGCCCTGCTCGCCGACGTCCAGTTCTGGACGGTGCTGGGCAAGACGGTCGGGTTCGCCGCCGCCTGCGTCGTCGGCAGCCTGGTCGTCGGCACGGCGCTGGCCGTGCTGGCGAGCCGGGTCCGCGCGTTCCCGCGCACGCTGCTGTTCCTGGCGGCGCTCGGCGCGTGGGCGACCCCGGCGATCGCCGGCTCGTACGTCTGGCTGTTCCTCTTCGACACCGATTTCGGCCTGGTCAACGAGGTGCTCGCGGGCCTCGGGTTCAGCGGGATGGAGCACCATTCCTGGGCGTTCGGCACCTTCGGCACGTTCGGGCTGGTCGCCGCCGAGGTGATCTGGTGCTCGTTCCCGTTCGTCATGGTCACTATGTACGCCGGGATCAGCGGGGTGCCGAAGGAGACGCTGGAGGCCGCCGCGCTCGACGGCGCGTCGGTCTGGCGCACCTCGTGGTCGGTGGTCCTGCCCGCGGTGCGGCCGCTGCTGACCATCGCGACCGTGCAGTCGATCATCTGGGACTTCAAGGTGTTCACCCAGATCTACGTGATGACCAACGGCGGCGGCATCGCCGGGCGGAACCTGATCCTCAACGTCTACGCCTACCAGCAGGCGTTCGCCGGGCAGGAGTACGGGCTCGGCTCGGCCATCGGGGTCGTGATGACCTTGCTGCTGCTGTCGATCACCGGGCTGTACGTCCGGTCCCAGCGCCGGAGTGCCGCATGGCTGTGA
- a CDS encoding carbohydrate ABC transporter permease — protein MAVKVRRPARLVAEIVTVVIAGIVAFPLYWMVLSAFKPAGEIQSAHPKPWTFAPSLDSFQRVLTVSGFGRYFLNSLVVAVVVVLLSLVFSFLSAVALTRFRFRGRGVLLVMLLVAQMVPVEALTIPLFFLMRSVGGTVPAFGLNELGSLVLVHLAFSLPFAIWMLRGFVAAVPAELEEAATLDGASRMRFTWQILFPLVAPGLVAVSVLAFIHAWNDFLFAKTFIISKTENQTLPQAILVFFKPEDTDWGAVMASSTLMTIPVLVFFVLVQRKLVGGTAGAVKG, from the coding sequence ATGGCTGTGAAAGTCCGCCGCCCCGCGCGGCTCGTCGCCGAAATCGTGACCGTGGTGATCGCCGGGATCGTCGCGTTCCCGCTGTACTGGATGGTGCTGTCGGCGTTCAAACCGGCCGGCGAAATCCAGTCCGCACACCCGAAACCGTGGACGTTCGCGCCCTCGCTGGACAGTTTCCAGCGAGTGCTCACGGTGTCCGGATTCGGCCGGTACTTCCTGAACAGCCTCGTGGTCGCGGTCGTCGTGGTGCTGCTGTCCCTGGTGTTCTCGTTCCTGTCCGCGGTGGCGCTCACGCGCTTCCGGTTCCGTGGCCGCGGAGTGCTGCTGGTGATGCTGCTGGTGGCGCAGATGGTGCCGGTGGAAGCCTTGACCATCCCGCTGTTCTTCCTGATGCGCTCGGTCGGCGGCACGGTGCCCGCGTTCGGGCTCAACGAACTGGGCTCGCTCGTGCTGGTGCACCTGGCGTTCAGCCTGCCGTTCGCGATCTGGATGCTGCGCGGGTTCGTCGCCGCGGTGCCCGCCGAACTCGAGGAAGCGGCCACTTTGGACGGTGCGTCGCGGATGCGGTTCACCTGGCAGATCCTGTTCCCGCTCGTCGCCCCCGGGCTCGTGGCGGTGAGCGTGCTCGCGTTCATCCACGCGTGGAACGACTTCCTGTTCGCCAAGACGTTCATCATCTCCAAGACCGAGAACCAGACTCTGCCGCAGGCGATCCTGGTGTTCTTCAAACCGGAGGACACCGACTGGGGCGCCGTGATGGCCTCGTCCACCCTGATGACCATTCCGGTGCTGGTGTTTTTCGTGCTGGTGCAACGGAAGCTCGTCGGCGGGACGGCCGGGGCCGTGAAGGGATGA
- a CDS encoding beta-N-acetylhexosaminidase, whose translation MSGFAALLPRPVSAEPAPGTCPWPAPVEVRTADLPAEGYRLTIAPDGVALEAADAAGEFYGRQTLRQLAGPDAFRAVPIHHGPVELPCGTVTDYPRFAWRGCLYDVARHFRTKAEVLRFVDLLAAHKLNVLNLHLTDDQGWRIETPECPRLTSVGGWRKSSMVGRHDGPERDGRPHGGYYTVDDLREIVAYAATRAITVVPEVDIPGHARAAITAYPELGPPSETPWEVWTSWGISTSLLHPSESTLDFFRKVFDHVLDLFPSPVIALGGDEVPGGTEAHHRFVRAIADHLVARGRTPMGWDEVLDGGDLPAMVIGVWQDRERAALALKGGHEVVLCPEDGVYLDHRQSDHPDEPIPVGYLQDLEHFYGFEPESGPGVRGIQAQLWSEHLDTVRRTDYAAFPRLSAFAEVAWSSGPRDYAEFLPRLRDHHLPRLDALGVEYRPLDGPRPWQTRPDAPGRPR comes from the coding sequence ATGTCCGGTTTCGCCGCTCTCCTCCCCCGTCCGGTGTCCGCGGAACCCGCGCCCGGCACCTGTCCGTGGCCCGCTCCGGTGGAGGTGCGGACCGCGGATCTCCCCGCCGAGGGCTACCGGCTCACGATCGCGCCCGACGGCGTCGCGCTCGAAGCAGCCGACGCCGCGGGCGAGTTCTACGGCCGCCAGACCCTGCGCCAGCTGGCCGGTCCGGACGCGTTCCGTGCCGTGCCGATCCATCATGGACCGGTCGAGCTGCCGTGCGGGACGGTCACCGACTATCCGCGTTTCGCCTGGCGCGGCTGCCTTTACGACGTGGCCCGGCATTTCCGGACGAAAGCCGAGGTGCTCCGGTTCGTCGATCTGCTGGCCGCGCACAAGCTGAACGTGCTGAACTTGCACCTCACCGACGACCAGGGCTGGCGGATCGAAACGCCGGAGTGCCCCCGGCTCACGTCCGTCGGCGGCTGGCGGAAATCGTCGATGGTCGGCAGGCACGACGGCCCGGAACGCGACGGCCGCCCACACGGCGGTTACTACACGGTGGACGATCTGCGCGAGATCGTGGCCTACGCGGCGACCCGGGCGATCACCGTGGTGCCCGAAGTGGACATTCCCGGGCACGCCCGAGCCGCCATCACGGCCTACCCGGAACTCGGTCCGCCCAGCGAAACCCCTTGGGAGGTCTGGACTTCCTGGGGAATCAGCACCTCGCTGCTGCATCCGTCCGAGTCCACTTTGGACTTCTTCCGGAAAGTCTTCGACCACGTGCTGGACCTCTTCCCGTCCCCGGTGATCGCCCTCGGCGGCGACGAGGTGCCCGGCGGCACCGAGGCACACCACCGGTTCGTCCGGGCGATCGCCGACCATCTCGTCGCGCGCGGCCGCACGCCGATGGGCTGGGACGAGGTCCTCGACGGCGGCGACCTGCCGGCCATGGTGATCGGCGTGTGGCAGGACCGCGAACGCGCCGCGCTGGCGCTGAAGGGCGGCCACGAGGTGGTGCTCTGCCCCGAGGACGGCGTGTACCTCGACCACCGGCAGAGCGACCACCCGGACGAACCGATCCCGGTCGGGTACCTGCAGGATCTCGAGCATTTCTACGGATTCGAGCCCGAGTCCGGACCGGGGGTGCGCGGGATCCAGGCGCAGCTGTGGTCCGAGCACCTGGACACCGTGCGGCGGACGGATTACGCGGCCTTCCCGCGGCTGTCGGCGTTCGCCGAGGTCGCGTGGAGCAGCGGACCGCGCGACTACGCGGAATTCCTGCCCCGGCTGCGCGACCATCACCTGCCGCGGCTGGACGCGCTCGGCGTGGAGTACCGGCCGTTGGACGGGCCGCGTCCGTGGCAGACCCGGCCGGACGCACCGGGCCGCCCGCGCTGA
- a CDS encoding SDR family oxidoreductase has protein sequence MTKKIALVTGGGKGIGRAIAQRLANDGALVAVHYGSDEAAAKETVAAIEASGGQAFAVQATLGVDGDAKTLVERLSAELRERTGEAALDILVNNAATGAGSITTATPEEFDRVFAVNVKAPFFLVQQLLPVLRDGGRIVNISSADTRIALPFELAYSMTKGALDVFTRSLAQELGQRGITVNGVAPGPTPTDRTAHMFADERMRAGTAAASALRRVAEAADIADVVAFLASADSRWVTGQVVDATGGTFLGPAGV, from the coding sequence ATGACGAAGAAGATCGCCCTGGTCACCGGCGGCGGCAAGGGCATCGGCCGGGCCATCGCGCAGCGGCTGGCGAACGACGGCGCGCTGGTCGCCGTGCACTACGGCAGCGACGAAGCGGCGGCCAAGGAGACCGTCGCGGCGATTGAGGCAAGCGGTGGGCAGGCGTTCGCGGTGCAGGCGACGCTGGGGGTCGACGGGGACGCGAAGACGCTGGTCGAGCGTCTGTCTGCGGAGCTGCGCGAACGCACCGGCGAGGCCGCGCTCGACATCCTGGTCAACAACGCGGCGACCGGCGCGGGCTCGATCACCACAGCGACGCCGGAGGAGTTCGACCGGGTGTTCGCGGTGAACGTCAAGGCGCCGTTTTTCTTGGTGCAGCAACTGTTGCCGGTGTTGCGGGACGGCGGCCGGATTGTCAACATCTCGTCGGCGGACACGCGCATCGCGCTGCCGTTCGAGCTGGCGTACAGCATGACGAAGGGCGCGCTCGACGTGTTCACCCGCAGTCTGGCGCAGGAGCTCGGCCAGCGGGGGATCACGGTGAACGGCGTGGCTCCCGGCCCGACGCCGACCGACCGCACCGCGCACATGTTCGCCGACGAGCGGATGCGCGCGGGGACGGCGGCCGCGTCCGCGCTCCGACGGGTCGCTGAGGCGGCCGATATCGCCGACGTGGTCGCGTTCTTGGCCTCGGCGGACTCGCGCTGGGTCACCGGACAGGTCGTCGACGCTACCGGTGGAACCTTCCTCGGCCCGGCTGGCGTATAA
- a CDS encoding response regulator — MIRVLVVEDEPVAAEAHRLYVERLPGFVVAGVVHSGGEALRFCEREPVDLVLLDFYLPDTHGLAVCRSLRAAGLPIDVIAVTSARDLALVKAAVSVGVVQYLLKPFTFASLRDKLERYASFREASGEVTGQAEIDRALGTLRTTEAAPLPKGMSAETLDAITDALAGAGEGLSAGTAASAIGASRVTARRYLEYLADNGLAQREPRYGQVGRPEVWYRLKPG, encoded by the coding sequence GTGATCCGCGTGCTGGTGGTGGAAGACGAGCCGGTGGCGGCCGAGGCGCATCGGCTGTACGTCGAGCGGCTGCCGGGATTCGTCGTCGCCGGGGTGGTGCATTCCGGCGGCGAGGCGCTGCGGTTCTGCGAGCGCGAACCCGTCGACCTCGTCCTGCTGGACTTCTACCTGCCGGACACGCACGGCCTCGCGGTCTGCCGGTCGCTGCGCGCGGCCGGGCTGCCGATCGACGTCATCGCGGTGACGTCCGCGCGCGACCTCGCGCTGGTCAAGGCGGCGGTCTCGGTCGGGGTCGTGCAGTACCTGCTCAAGCCGTTCACCTTCGCGTCGCTGCGGGACAAGCTGGAGCGTTACGCGTCGTTCCGCGAGGCGTCCGGCGAGGTCACCGGGCAAGCGGAGATCGATCGCGCGCTCGGCACGCTGCGCACCACCGAGGCCGCGCCGCTGCCGAAGGGCATGAGCGCGGAGACGCTGGACGCGATCACCGACGCGCTCGCCGGCGCCGGCGAAGGCCTGTCCGCCGGTACCGCGGCCAGCGCGATCGGGGCGTCCCGGGTCACCGCGCGGCGATACCTGGAGTACTTGGCGGACAACGGATTGGCCCAGCGAGAACCGCGATACGGGCAGGTCGGGCGGCCGGAGGTCTGGTACCGGCTGAAGCCTGGCTGA